The sequence TGAGGGACAGAAACGAGACTGGATGCCAGGGAATCATAACTGTAACGTGAGGAGGACTGCAAGCTGCTCTGTACCAATGGCATTCAGATACAGTTATATGCATTAGCGTTCAGTTGAGTACAAAACACATTAGCCACCGGATCACCAAGTGCAGACATCACCTGAAAGCGAAAAGGATTAAATTCACCGACTTGCTTCATCTCAGTACGTCACACCTTTATTTCCAAATCCACGCCTCTCTTGGCCTTTTCTGCACCTCTGGTcgccaaaaatgcatttttatttttctctgcatGTCAGAGTCCATTTTTCATGGACTCCAACGCATTTTACTGCAGCCAAATCGGAGCAGGCGTTCTTAAGTTACTGGAGTTAGAAGTTGAGACTTTTGTGTTATTTGACTCctccccccagctgcctccccTGAAACAGGAAGCATTCgtcagtacacttcctgcacgcGCTCAGTAGAAGTCCCTGAGTAGAACCGAAGCAGTAATTGTCGATTCTACCATTGATTCCAGAAGGAACTCGGCTCCAAGCAAAACTACAGAAGAGCATACTTCGGTACACTTCCTGCTCTCGGCAGAGGCCGCTGGAGGAGGAGTTACATGAGACGGAATAAAGAACGCCTGCACTTGTAAAATGGACTGCAGACTCATGAGCAGCCATTTAGAAGTGGGCTGTCTGATGACAAGGAGGGCTGAGGTATTCTCCTTAGCAACTGCCCCGGCTCTCGTCGCTAAGGAAGTTACCAAACATCCACTATTTACACCAAAACATCAAATAATAGTCACCTGCCCCATAACACCTTACCTCTCTTTGTTTATTCCTTcttttattgtaatatacaTTATCTGTCACCATGACGGTGGGTAACCCATGACAACAACGTCCTATGTTTTTGTACGACACATAAATATATCTTATGCCTCAGGTTGTCCACACCAAGCGTTTCTTATACCTGCTGTACTGCGTTACCACATCTGTTGGCGACCTCCTAAACCCCCTCTCTATGCCTCTCTGGGCTCAGCAACCAGATATAGACGCGAATTACAGGGATTCACAGGGCTTTCGCGCACACATTCTACGTCATGGAGCGCCACGCAATAGAGACACTGCTTTCACCTCCAAACTCCCGCAGGCAGCCGCTTTTGTGACAGTTTGGTCTCGGTCAGCCGTGGTGTTAAGGCCGATACACCGAAcctgtatttattaataacatAATCGAGGGGTTTAGTAGCGAGGAGTAAACCCGAGATATATCTGTCTGACGCCAGTAGTAAATATGGCTGCCGCGTCGCCTTTGAagcctactgcgcatgcgcattTGACTTTCCTCTACCTATAGCTCCTGACTGAAACTTTCTTGCACAGAAACCTTTGTCCTATACATTTTAACCTATACTTGGTGCTCTGAATCCTGTAACCTCCCCACATGGcaaaaataccataaattataataatagtcacaatgttttattaagggttaaataaaagttacaataaaataaaaaaacagtggtAGGCTGGATCTCTGTGAATGGcgcggggtgggggggggattgcACCGGAGCCAGTCCCTGGGAACCGCCATTAAACCTCCCactgaccaatcagcagcctgattaaaaagttttaaaaaataatataataataataaaaaaagataagttATCCAGCAGCAGGCTATTAACCCTCCTGCTGCTGGACATCCTCCATTATGAATGAATGGATGCCTCACGTTTACAACTCCCTTCGCCCTCAGGCAAACTGATAAGGGTGATGGTGGTTGCAGAGCCCAAAAGCAGCAGCGATTGCGGCGACATGGGGGCATTTGTTAGGCATGACATACCAGTACGTCACTGGTCATGAAGGGCTTAAGTCTCTGTTTATTGGTTTATCGGTTCCTAATTTAAAGTTACCCATTAATAATATTGTTCTGGTGTGTAGAAAAGACCTGGTTTTGTCCCTGTGGCTCCCTTGATCCTCTCCCTGGAATGAATCTGGTATGATCATGGTGTATGAGATGTCGGAGAACCCTCTGCAATTGAATTACATACAGATGTACGTATAAAACCCACTTTGATTCGGCCTCCCCAGTAGACAAATGCTGGGTTGATATTGAAGAATACTACCTCTCTACTCCAACCATGACCATCCCTCCGCTCCCCAGATGATGCATAGCCCCGAGCCATCCAACTTCACACCCTACTGGAGCCATATGAGATAAAATCACCCCAAGAAAGCTCTTTCTAAATTCGCCAGCGCCCTTCTTCCCTTATCTTACAACAAAGACTTCCCTCCAGGTCTTCCACGGCAAGCCGtctttaagccggttagagggagatccttgatctccccaaacgAGCCTGCTCccctagcggcggacattactgtccgtctctggaggggtgccggcgtggtggcacccccctgatgagcgccCCCCGGGGACCCAAGGAATAATTGTTTTACTGTTCTTTCTCTCTGCAGCTCACGGTCGCATTAAGAAGCAGCATTGCCTTTGTCATCAGACCTTGTGCACGTTTGCAGTCATGGAACGATCGACAACAGCGGCGGCCCTGTGAATAAGGAGACGTGGTTACTGGTTTAAACtgatgacgtaccaggtacgtcattggtCCTGTATGTTACATCTTTTCGTGATGTACCGGGTACGTCATCGGTTACAAACAGGATTCTACGTCAGATTTGATTGACAAAAACAAACCTCTTTTACTTTGAGTGACTGTTCGGCGGTGTTGCAGTTGGTCCAACTCAGCCAGAAGTAGATGAAGCAAGAGCTTAAGTTACCCCGGAGGaggtattacattacatttattgccaTGATAGGAACCACAGGGACCTCAATATTGAAGACGCTCTGATGTACAAATAAAACGTTTAGAGCATGCTTAGCACACTTTCTTCTCCTCTGCGTGTATCACGCGTGTATTTAACCAGAATAAACTCATTTGTCACACGCAGAGCGTCTTTGGCGTTGGAGGCTGAAGCTTCTCTCTCTTGTGGACCCTCTGGTGTTTGAGAAGATCAGAGCTCTGAAGGAACCCTTTCCCGCACTTGAGACACAAGAACGGCCTCTCCGACATGTGAGTCTTCCGGTGTCTCGCCAGATCCGAGACTTGAGCGTAGCATTTCCCGCATTCAGGACACGGGAAGGGCCTGTCGACCGTGTGACACCTCATATGTTTAGAAAGCGAGCATAGCTGAGAGAAACGCCTCCCGCATTCGGAGCAGATGAACGGCTTCTCCCCCTCGTGCAGCTTCTGGTGCTTCACGAGATCGGCGTTTTGGATAAAACATCTCCCGCACACGGAGCAGGAGAACCGCCCGTCTCTCTTGTGATGCCTCATATGCTTGTAAAGATAGCACTGCTGAGAAAAACACTTCCCGCATTCAGAGCAACAGAATCGCTTGTCGTCCGCGTGGATCTGCATGTGTTTATTAAGGTAGCGGCGCTGACAGAAACATTTCCCGCATTCGGAGCAGGCGAacggcttctcccccgtgtggaTGCTCTGGTGCTTCGCCAGATCGGATTTTTGGGTAAAACGTCTCTCGCACACGGAGCAGGGGAACGGCCTGTCTCCCGCGTGAATTTTCTTGTGTCTAGTGAGATCAGAGTTCCTAATAAAGCTCTTCCCGCAATCGGGACAGGAAAACGGCCTCTTTCCCGCGTGCGTCTTCTGATGGGCAGTCAGTTTTGCGTTGGTCGAGAAGCATTTCCCGCAGTAAGAACAAGAAAACCTCTTTTCCTTGTGAGCCGCCTGATGCTTCACAAACTCCGAGTCACTATTAGGACAGCGATACGTCATCAACGTACCGGGCAGCTCCGCGTCGCTCCTAAACCCCCCGCCATCCTCAATCTTCACAATATCCGTAACCTGAATGCACCCTGAAGGGTTAGAACGATCGCCGCAATTTTCTTTTAGTGAGCTTGAGTCTTCCTTAACGAGAACGGATCCATATTCTGTGGACGTGGAAACGTCAGCATCGGTGAGATCTCCATCTTCATACGAGGTTGAGTTCTCGATAATGCGAGCAGTCATGTTACCTGCGGGGGTCTCGATGACCGGGAACTCATCCGACGTTAGCTCTTCCTTAATAATTGCAGACGTATATTGGATCTCTGTTTGGTCTGAGACCTCGTCTTTATCATCTGAGGCCGGTTCCTCCTTAATTTCAAACGCTGTAGACTCGCTCTGCGAATACTCTATAGGATTATAAATATTTGGTGCGCAGGAGGCCGAGTTTTCCTTTATATGAGCAGACGCACGATCTGTAACTGGATAAACATCCACGTTAACAAGAGCCTCGCATGAAGCGGAATCCTCCTCGGACTTGACCCGTATCTTCTGACGCGTCCTTCTCATCGCATCACCTGGACCGTGTCCACTTTCGATGTGCTTTAGATCTTCATTTAGCACGTCTGGTTTGGACACGACGGTGTGAAATCTTTCTGCCGATCCATCTGTGCGAAGTAAATTACACAtcacatattatttattgtcattCAGAAGTTTTTGGAGAAAACATTCATGGCTATTAGATCTAATCTATTCGATTTTTCCCACCCAATAAAAACGACCTCCGTAGATCAGTAACGGTATTATTTCTGAtaacattttacagaaaaaaaatatatgaaagaaaACCAAAAGTATTAACAGATATTCATGGGTGAAATGAaaattaaagatgctgttccactccAGATACTACAGCGTCCTAGAAGCAGAGCCTGTCATTCAttctatgtattacatcacagcggTCTCACAGCCTACACCAACGccataaacatttaaagggaccgcacAGCCATCGTATGAATGAAAGTGCAATGGAATGGTGGCCGGAGCGTCCCTATAAGgacaaaacagattttttttttgtaaatcctcaaaattttctttaaatcatACTCATACTTAGAATCAAAGGGTAGCACTACTTATTCTTCATGTCCAGCAAGTCATTTGAGGGGGGGTTGGCCAGCCACATGTACAGAATCAGACAGCTTTAAAGGATGAGAACTAGGGGGGGGGCTCAGTGACTCCGAGACTCCaggccaaacccagagagttcctaggtGTGACCATCATGATGACTCTGACTGCCAGGGAGCAAAATACCATCGGTGTACACGTTATCTTACCTGGTGAGTTGAGGAGCTGGTGTTCCTCCATCATGGCGTCCTTGTAAAGGTCTTTGTGTCCTTCTACATACTCCCACTCCTCTGAGGAGAAATGGACGGTGACATCATCACACCGCACAGGAACCTGACAGAGACAACAATGCAGTCATTACCCAGACACATCCTTTGCTTTTATTGTATGAAGTCCCATCGCCGGCGGCTCTCACCTCCCCGGTCAGCAGCTGGATGATCTTGTTGGTCAGTTCCAGGATCTTCCGGTCAATAGCATTCTCAGGTGGAGGATCCGTGCCGGAGATCTGGGTCCTACAGCCTACTTGTGACTCACAGGGCCTGCCATGGTTTGTGGTCGGCTCACCAGGCTTCCTCAAAATTGTATAATCCTGTGTATAAAGAAGCTGGGGCTCACAAGAGGGTTCCAGGagggtctaacaagacccccTGTACCCATATGCTGAAGGCACTCTGATTTCAAAGGCAGGTCCTATATCAGGGATGGCAATTCCCTTGTAAGAGTCATACAATTCCTCACCTTTCCAGTCGACAGGTAGACGATCTCCAGGGCGAGTCCCGCTATCTGCTCAGGCAGCCGATTCCTGTCCTTCATAGTCTCAGAGTCTGCCATATCCTCAGTTATCGGGCTCTTCGGTTATATATTATACCCTAGAATAAGACCAAGTCAGCCTGTGAGGCACAGAACAGAGAAACGGCACGAGGGCCGCCTACGAGACACCGGGGGGCCACGATACTGGCATTGTAAATAAGAAGGACCACTGGTTGCTCCATATCAATGTCACTCGGCCCTAGCAACACCAATGATCAGCGCACTATTCAGGGTACACAACAATGTCTGAATCAAAGAAGGGATCACAGCTGCATAACCTAAACGTCTATAGGGTTAAAATAAACTGCAGATGTTCAGTTGAACTTTTAAGTGATTGAAAATATcagtgttattattgttatttactgttttatatagcgccatcacatgccgcagcgctgtacaattggtaAACAGGACAGTGTTCAGTTAGGAAACTGGTGATTGGTGGCTGCTACTTCCATTTCATTGAGAACTCAGCTCCCGTTGACTAAAATGAGATTTCTAGGGAGCGTGTGCAAGGAGCATACTCAGGTATGCTCCCTGCTTTCAGCAGAAGCAGCCGGAGGAGGAGTTAAACCGAGACAGGAAGTGTCCAATAACTACAGAACGCCTGCA comes from Spea bombifrons isolate aSpeBom1 chromosome 11, aSpeBom1.2.pri, whole genome shotgun sequence and encodes:
- the LOC128468816 gene encoding gastrula zinc finger protein XlCGF17.1-like; the encoded protein is MTYRCPNSDSEFVKHQAAHKEKRFSCSYCGKCFSTNAKLTAHQKTHAGKRPFSCPDCGKSFIRNSDLTRHKKIHAGDRPFPCSVCERRFTQKSDLAKHQSIHTGEKPFACSECGKCFCQRRYLNKHMQIHADDKRFCCSECGKCFSQQCYLYKHMRHHKRDGRFSCSVCGRCFIQNADLVKHQKLHEGEKPFICSECGRRFSQLCSLSKHMRCHTVDRPFPCPECGKCYAQVSDLARHRKTHMSERPFLCLKCGKGFLQSSDLLKHQRVHKREKLQPPTPKTLCV